One Leopardus geoffroyi isolate Oge1 chromosome C1, O.geoffroyi_Oge1_pat1.0, whole genome shotgun sequence DNA segment encodes these proteins:
- the LOC123597241 gene encoding steroid receptor-associated and regulated protein — translation MTPSEDPSDPKASPKVTGLETDVETSSGGKPGCHQKAIPPAHLTFVIDCARGRQISLIAPPVLPRAPGPNLGTVTPPMKTYILFCGENQPHLTQEAPLGRGRLAQARGAVPPCRGTGAPDSSPVSPLVPQEAPEAKGNPLKSVPSRSSAWGTVIGSLKALSSCVCGQAD, via the exons ATGACCCCCTCAGAAGACCCCAGCGACCCAAAGGCCAGCCCCAAGGTCACGGGCCTGGAGACAGACGTGGAGACCAGTTCAG GTGGGAAGCCGGGCTGCCATCAGAAGGCCATCCCCCCCGCTCACCTGACTTTTGTCATCGACTGTGCTCGTGGCAGACAGATCTCCCTGATAGCACCCCCAGTGCTGCCCCGAGCCCCTGGTCCTAATCTAGGAACCGTCACCCCTCCAATGAAGACTTATATCTTGTTCTGTGGAGAAAACCAGCCCCACCTGACTCAGGAGGCCCCCTTGGGTAGGGGACGCCTTGCCCAGGCCAGGGGGGCCGTGCCACCCTGCAGAGGGACTGGGGCCCCAGATTCCTCCCCAGTCAGTCCACTGGTCCCGCAGGAGGCTCCTGAAGCCAAGGGAAACCCCTTGAAGTCTGTGCCCTCGAGGTCTTCAGCTTGGGGAACTGTCATAGGCTCGCTCAAAGCCCTCTCCTCCTGTGTCTGTGGGCAGGCAGATTAA